The sequence ATTGCCTGTCCACTGTTTTATTTACAGgttttttccaatgaaaaaatCAGTAGCTAATAAATCAAAGCATAattacacaaacacaaaaatacaatcATTAACATTTTACTGGATACAAATGATAAGCATAAGGAAGTGTCCATGTACACTCACTGACATGAATTTGTGTTAGTTTGCTATTAATATATGATACTCTGGATTGGTGGTAATGTAACTGAAAGACagatgtgtatttaaaaaaaattagagcgCCACTCATGTTTGACATGATCTTATACTGAGATAAGTATCTATACACAGTGATATGATCATGTACACTCACATGTGATcatatcaacattttttttgtctgacaaGGTATTATCATCAAGGTAGTTGAACCTCCTCAACAAAGCTTGCTTTGATCAAGTACCAGATACTATTATCTAAAGTGTTGGATGATGCAGAAACAATCTGTGCAAGTGTAGCAATTTTgattcagaaaattaaaaaaagtatttacaaaggtaacttttaaattcagtgaCTAAATTAAGACTCCAGTCTTCATATTCCAAACACCtgataatttcttatttttggcgttttgctctcctctccccattcCTTCTCCCCACCGCAAATATTAGCCCATGTTTAAAGTAACCTATCGCAattaaaactcttaaaaaaaaaacaaacagtaagtTATTCACcttgtgccaaaaaaaaaaaaaaagcagcactagAACATTACTCAAAAGATTCCATAAATCCTTCATAATTAAGGAAAGTTCCAGGAGCAAAAAGAACTTATACAACTTGTAGAACTTGGGAGGAGAAATAGGGGAAAGAGGAGACATTTATcccttgacttttttttgtctgaactTCATTTACAAAAAGCTCCTGGTACTTTTCCCCAATGTTTCCACACCTCCATCCTCTGGCACATATGGTTTAATAtacaaacaatttaaataaaaagtcaaaTTCAAATTCCCACCATAAGTAATTCAACTCTTACAAAAACTGGTGGGTTTTAGCTACTTCAAAACTAGCCCTGCCTGGGTAGCCATTTGGCTAGGACTCAGAAGTTAAATAAGAGGATTCTTACAAAAATTTGGTATTCTATTTTAGCCTTGTAACAATTTCATACAAACAAAATCTAGAAGAAACCCTTTTCACTgagattttggggggttttttgtatgcATCCTGCTACCCATAGGTTATAACCATATAGGCTGTGCAAGAAACAGAACCACtcaagcttttctgtgttttctagtGATTCTATGAGCCTGTTGACTTTAatgaatttaaacagaaaataaaatctcttcaAGTCCTTATTCTAAATGGTAGATAAACCCTCTagccttttttcttcatggagTGTTATCATCCATCCTTATTATAAGATACTGCATTTCTTCTCAGCTGTAAATCAGGGGTTGTCAATACTGTCTCTTTTTGCTTCcatcttgtttttcaaattccAACTCATTTGGTGAAAGAACTCATTGTTTTACCTCCTTGCTGAAGTCAGTCTTTTCACACTGGTCAGCTTTGGAAAGTCAGAATACTGAGTGCTTCTCTAGGTCAGACTGGTACTAATTTGAGTATGGAGTGGAACCAAGCTGGTTTGATGTAGAGtttggactgattttttttcatgctgggTTGGAGATCTAGCCATCTCAGATGGTTCAGGAAACTGGGTGGGGAGTGGTAGCCATTTCCATGCCAGAGTCTcttaacagcaaaaatacagaagagaaactGAGAGAATGAAAAGAAGACTTGTGGTTGACTGAAGGGAATTTCCATGTCCCTGAGGGATGGTATTGTTCACTGAATTTGTGACAGTTGACAGAGAAATGGAACTTGCTGAAGAATTGTTTGAAGGTGTTGGACTTGTTCCATTGGGATCGCAGTAGATCTAGAATGCATGggggaaaataacaaaaaggagttttggtggggttttttgtttgttttaaatcagaagACAACTTAGTAGTAATGAACAATGTGTAGCACCACTCAGTCACAATACTCAGATATGATACACACAATTGCTCATGCCTCTCATTGTGCAGTTAA comes from Ciconia boyciana chromosome 3, ASM3463844v1, whole genome shotgun sequence and encodes:
- the CD24 gene encoding signal transducer CD24 encodes the protein MGTALATRLSLGLLLLALLLPTQIYCDPNGTSPTPSNNSSASSISLSTVTNSVNNTIPQGHGNSLQSTTSLLFILSVSLLYFCC